The following are from one region of the Lytechinus variegatus isolate NC3 chromosome 4, Lvar_3.0, whole genome shotgun sequence genome:
- the LOC121413513 gene encoding histone deacetylase 8-like — translation MNDEGPSDSENSFDARNQGNKNGSPPRVQTAGIFGNVQRLHPTRPSENLLRLQPARLSENTPRLQSARSLDNAPRFQVARSSENTPRFQGARSSENVPRPQAAKSTENAPRPQMSRPSENLQRPQTIWPSENVPRLQSVQPTENVQRLQPVRPSENVPPEISVYDCNSEEEDEAVQPPPRKRAALSPLKPLNPTVSKTVESSQPTKAKVKYMGSVSGPSGLSVRQDSIAGSKDSPEQTENNAIYYVFSQRLLQLCDQVPKIPKRASMVHTLIEAYDLLDHVTLITPEFATKDELLAFHSQEYIEFLERVNLEEDSEKDEELKQQFGLGYDCPNLPLVYDFVRLVAGASLSCAKALIQQKCRIAINWNGGWHHARRDEAAGFCYVNDIVLAILKLKEHFNRVLYIDLDLHHGDAVDDAFIFTPKVMTVSLHKHSPGFFPGTGSLNRVGGGRGKFYTVSVPLKDGIKDEQYSDLFTRVMEQVRVKFQPSVVVVQCGADTLSSDPMQSFNLTPLGVGQCVSRVLSWKLPTLLLGGGGYNMANTARCWSYLTGLVLGKKLPSEIPDHEFFLEYGPGYQLEVCPAHYTNCNSVEYMETIAKAITKNLENVR, via the exons ATGAATGATGAAGGTCCATCAGATTCCGAGAACAGTTTTGATGCAAGAAATCAAGGTAACAAAAATGGGTCCCCACCAAGAGTACAGACAGCAGGAATCTTTGGGAATGTGCAAAGGCTTCATCCAACCCGTCCATCTGAGAATCTCCTAAGACTCCAGCCGGCGAGACTGTCAGAGAACACTCCTCGGCTTCAGTCAGCAAGATCTTTGGATAATGCTCCAAGGTTCCAAGTAGCAAGATCATCAGAGAATACTCCAAGGTTCCAAGGTGCAAGATCATCAGAGAATGTCCCCCGGCCTCAAGCAGCAAAATCTACAGAGAATGCTCCTCGACCTCAAATGTCAAGACCTTCAGAGAATTTACAAAGGCCACAGACAATTTGGCCTTCTGAGAATGTTCCTAGACTTCAGTCAGTACAACCAACAGAGAATGTTCAGAGACTGCAGCCAGTAAGGCCTTCAGAGAATGTTCCTCCAGAAATCAGTGTGTATGACTGTAACAGTGAGGAAGAGGATGAGGCTGTTCAACCCCCTCCTAGGAAGCGGGCAGCTCTTTCCCCTCTCAAGCCACTTAATCCCACTGTTTCCAAGACTGTTGAGTCCAGTCAGCCCACCAAAGCCAAAGTCAAGTACATGGGCTCTGTCAGTGGTCCCAGTGGACTGTCTGTAAGGCAAGACTCAATTGCTGGGTCCAAAGACTCACCAGAACAAACAGAGAATAATGCCATTTATTATGTATTCAGTCAGAGACTCCTGCAGTTATGTGATCAGGTGCCAAAGATACCTAAAAGG GCCAGTATGGTACACACCTTGATTGAAGCATATGATCTACTAGATCATGTGACCCTGATCACTCCGGAGTTTGCCACAAAAGACGAGCTGTTAGCCTTCCACTCTCAGGAGTATATTGAGTTCTTAGAGAGGGTCAACTTGGAGGAAGACTCAGAGAAAGATGAGGAACTCAAACAACAGTTTGGCTTAG GTTATGACTGCCCCAACCTGCCATTAGTGTATGACTTTGTGAGATTGGTCGCGGGTGCATCTCTCAGCTGTGCCAAAGCTTTAATTCAACAGAAATGTAGGATTGCTATCAATTGGAATGGAGGCTGGCACCATGCAAGGAG AGATGAAGCTGCTGGATTCTGCTATGTCAATGATATTGTTCTTGCCATCCTAAAACTCAAGGAGCATTTCAACCGTGTTCTCTACATTGATTTGGATCTACATCATGGTGATG CTGTAGATGATGCGTTTATCTTCACTCCCAAAGTGATGACTGTCTCTCTTCACAAACACTCACCAGGGTTCTTTCCAG GTACTGGTAGTTTGAATCGAGTAGGAGGGGGAAGGGGAAAGTTCTACACTGTCAGCGTTCCTCTCAAAGATGGTATCAAAGATGAACAGTACTCTGATCTCTTCACAAG GGTTATGGAGCAAGTACGTGTGAAGTTCCAACCCAGCGTGGTAGTGGTCCAGTGTGGAGCAGATACACTCTCATCTGATCCTATGCAATCCTTCAACCTTACCCCCCTAGGGGTGGGGCAGTGTGTGTCCAGGGTACTGTCATGGAAACTACCAACTCTCCTATTGGGTGGGG GAGGTTATAACATGGCTAATACTGCTAGATGCTGGTCCTATCTAACAGGTCTGGTCTTAGGAAAGAAGTTACCATCAGAAATACCAGACCATGAG TTTTTCTTGGAGTATGGACCTGGTTATCAGCTAGAGGTTTGTCCTGCTCACTATACAAACTGCAACTCAGTGGAATACATGGAGACAATTGCCAAGGCTATTACAA AAAATTTAGAGAATGTGAGATGA